Proteins encoded in a region of the Aliivibrio fischeri ATCC 7744 = JCM 18803 = DSM 507 genome:
- a CDS encoding CBS domain-containing protein, with the protein MNRMKVENVMSNTYVVVDGLMTVAEGILLAKQKQVKELIIKKRHDDDEYGIVLLSDIAKKVLMQNRSAERTNIYEIMTKPVLSVSPDMNIKYCARLFERFGISRAPVIRHGEIIGMVSYNNIVLNGWQGLDIK; encoded by the coding sequence ATGAATAGAATGAAAGTCGAAAACGTTATGTCCAATACTTACGTTGTGGTTGATGGACTAATGACAGTCGCCGAAGGGATCTTATTAGCTAAACAGAAACAAGTAAAAGAACTCATTATAAAAAAACGACATGATGATGATGAGTACGGAATTGTATTATTAAGTGATATTGCCAAAAAAGTGCTCATGCAAAACCGCTCAGCAGAGAGAACCAATATTTATGAAATCATGACAAAACCCGTGCTTTCTGTCTCACCCGATATGAACATAAAATATTGTGCTCGCCTATTTGAGCGCTTTGGAATCAGTCGTGCCCCTGTGATAAGACACGGAGAAATAATTGGAATGGTAAGTTACAACAATATTGTTCTTAATGGGTGGCAGGGTTTGGATATTAAATAA
- a CDS encoding DUF3103 domain-containing protein, whose product MNKLTALLVFCLMTPAMAAAQDDVSKRALAQELSRAFPQLENNLKSTINQYQMSASLSDLSTQTKPQPQVRTFMAAMTTANKTEIQARGLEKYTDELLELRLADPSMLARWQAGQSPLFAFEPEGAESEWQYIEAYDIDGNLHYLDVYDVPERPVLVVDTNNREELKAGLALMRDEFKALQSSEPSEKVKPAPYAMLRSATEQTEINTTILKKIQLKDDHEPWISGKAEIYAIVSGVSPSRDEPTIDVIEMPYLDYAEQSYPANQIMVFWDRYRWGAADIILMEQDDKTDYKQLAQTILKAASDFLATIPDKEAQAYLIIPQMTSAIIALLPDDLFVNDDDFVDVFYTIMKDTEYTEHSGAGNNATADFAPLIIQKTQ is encoded by the coding sequence ATGAACAAATTAACAGCGCTACTCGTATTTTGCTTGATGACTCCTGCTATGGCTGCGGCACAAGATGATGTGTCTAAGCGTGCTTTGGCACAAGAGTTAAGCCGTGCTTTTCCACAATTAGAAAACAATTTAAAAAGTACCATTAATCAGTATCAAATGAGTGCTTCATTATCTGATTTATCAACTCAAACTAAACCTCAACCACAAGTTCGCACTTTTATGGCTGCAATGACAACAGCAAATAAAACTGAGATCCAAGCTCGTGGCTTAGAAAAATATACCGATGAATTGCTTGAATTGCGCTTAGCTGACCCAAGTATGTTAGCTCGCTGGCAAGCAGGTCAAAGTCCATTATTTGCCTTTGAACCAGAAGGGGCTGAGAGCGAATGGCAATATATTGAGGCTTATGATATTGATGGCAATCTTCATTATTTAGATGTTTACGATGTTCCAGAGCGTCCAGTATTAGTGGTTGATACTAATAACCGTGAAGAACTAAAAGCTGGTTTAGCGTTAATGCGTGATGAGTTTAAAGCACTGCAATCTAGTGAACCAAGTGAAAAGGTGAAGCCTGCCCCTTATGCGATGTTAAGGTCTGCTACGGAACAAACTGAAATTAATACTACTATCTTAAAAAAAATTCAGTTAAAAGATGATCATGAACCTTGGATCTCTGGTAAGGCTGAAATATACGCAATCGTATCTGGCGTCAGCCCTTCAAGAGACGAGCCAACAATTGATGTGATTGAAATGCCATACTTAGATTACGCAGAGCAATCATATCCTGCTAATCAGATCATGGTTTTTTGGGATCGCTATCGTTGGGGGGCTGCCGATATTATTCTAATGGAACAAGATGATAAAACGGATTATAAGCAGTTAGCGCAAACTATCTTAAAAGCAGCAAGTGATTTCTTAGCTACAATTCCTGATAAGGAAGCGCAAGCGTATTTGATTATTCCTCAAATGACGAGTGCAATTATAGCGTTACTTCCTGATGATTTATTCGTTAACGATGACGATTTTGTTGATGTGTTTTACACCATAATGAAAGACACTGAATACACGGAACACTCAGGCGCTGGAAACAACGCAACTGCAGATTTCGCACCGTTAATTATTCAAAAAACTCAATAG